A region from the Arthrobacter roseus genome encodes:
- a CDS encoding glycosyltransferase family 2 protein: protein MTIDVMFPYYGDVAMMKAAVDSVLKQEDRDFKLTIVDDGYPDDTLPAYFAELTASDSRIAYSRNEKNLGANGNYRKCVGLIQHDIVVIMGADDVMLPNYLSTVRQAFREPSVSIVQPQVEVIDELGEVYLPLADRIKAAMRRRATGSSSTAVLQGEPIAKSLISGNWLYFPSIAWRADAIKAHSFRPEYDVVQDLALALDVVMTGSRLLATDTVCFQYRRHRESDSSVRALDGRRFDEERRFFDECAADFQRLGWGKAALAARLHLSSRLNAVSLLPKVVAKRAWVGLGKLLGHAVRF from the coding sequence ATGACCATAGACGTGATGTTCCCCTACTACGGGGACGTAGCCATGATGAAAGCAGCTGTTGATAGTGTCCTGAAGCAGGAGGATCGGGATTTCAAGTTGACAATTGTCGATGACGGTTACCCGGACGACACTCTCCCCGCCTACTTTGCGGAGCTGACTGCCTCAGACAGCAGGATCGCGTATTCCCGGAATGAAAAGAACCTTGGCGCCAACGGTAATTACCGCAAGTGCGTGGGCCTCATTCAGCACGACATCGTCGTGATCATGGGTGCTGATGACGTCATGCTGCCGAATTACCTTTCCACGGTCCGTCAGGCGTTTAGAGAGCCGTCCGTGTCGATCGTTCAGCCTCAAGTGGAGGTTATTGACGAGCTCGGTGAGGTTTACCTACCATTGGCCGATCGAATTAAGGCAGCAATGCGTCGCCGCGCCACGGGCAGCAGCAGTACCGCTGTTCTGCAGGGAGAGCCCATTGCCAAGAGCCTGATCTCTGGCAATTGGTTGTACTTTCCATCCATTGCATGGCGCGCGGACGCCATCAAAGCCCATTCCTTCCGGCCGGAGTACGACGTCGTTCAGGACCTTGCGCTTGCATTGGATGTCGTCATGACGGGCAGCCGGCTGCTCGCTACGGACACGGTCTGTTTTCAGTACCGTCGGCACCGGGAGAGTGATTCCTCGGTGCGGGCCCTTGATGGGCGCCGATTCGATGAAGAGCGGCGGTTTTTCGATGAGTGCGCTGCAGATTTCCAGCGGTTGGGCTGGGGTAAAGCGGCGTTAGCGGCGCGCTTACACCTCTCCTCGAGGCTCAACGCCGTGAGTCTTCTCCCCAAAGTCGTGGCGAAGCGAGCCTGGGTAGGACTCGGGAAGTTGTTGGGGCATGCCGTCAGGTTCTAA
- a CDS encoding DUF2304 domain-containing protein, producing the protein MLIVVQILLVCAVVLVSLVLMRGGSNARHLAIRRIMLLLFATAAVLSIFFPEVLSTVASWLGIGRGTDLVLYALIVSFLVFMATSYQRHRQTEISLTKLARRIAIDETERPWESPSR; encoded by the coding sequence ATGCTGATTGTTGTCCAGATCCTGCTCGTCTGCGCGGTCGTACTCGTATCGTTGGTACTGATGCGTGGGGGGAGTAACGCGCGGCACCTGGCGATCCGGCGCATCATGCTGCTGTTGTTTGCGACCGCGGCAGTGTTGTCGATTTTCTTCCCTGAGGTGCTTTCCACCGTCGCTTCCTGGCTCGGTATCGGGCGTGGTACCGACCTGGTGCTGTATGCACTCATAGTGTCCTTCCTTGTGTTCATGGCCACGTCCTACCAGCGACACCGTCAAACAGAGATTTCCCTCACCAAATTGGCCCGGCGTATAGCCATCGATGAAACTGAACGGCCCTGGGAATCGCCCTCCCGATAG
- a CDS encoding glycosyltransferase family 2 protein has translation MSRTWVVIPMYNESTVVVDVIRGLLPTFPNVVCIDDGSTDECAQAARDAGAVVVQHPINLGQGAALQTGIEYALQDPGMDSIVTFDADGQHRVEDAREMVERLSSGEADIVLGSRFLDDRTKMGPVKRLVLKTAALQSKLATGMDLTDAHNGLRAISRSVAEDIHLTQNRMAHASELVNQLAVLEHRWVEHPVEIIYTDYSKAKGQSLLNSVNILAELFLR, from the coding sequence GTGAGCCGAACCTGGGTTGTTATTCCGATGTATAACGAGTCAACCGTCGTCGTCGACGTCATCAGAGGCCTCCTTCCCACTTTTCCGAACGTTGTCTGCATAGATGATGGCAGCACCGATGAGTGCGCGCAGGCTGCCCGTGATGCGGGTGCCGTCGTCGTACAGCATCCGATCAACTTGGGACAGGGAGCTGCCCTGCAGACGGGGATCGAGTATGCACTGCAGGATCCGGGGATGGACAGCATAGTTACGTTCGACGCCGATGGACAGCACCGCGTTGAGGACGCCAGGGAAATGGTGGAACGCCTTTCATCCGGCGAGGCGGACATAGTATTGGGGTCGCGATTCCTTGACGACCGCACGAAGATGGGGCCGGTCAAGCGGTTGGTTTTGAAGACAGCTGCGCTCCAATCGAAACTGGCCACTGGGATGGACCTGACGGACGCTCACAATGGCTTGCGGGCCATCAGCAGGTCAGTTGCGGAGGACATCCACCTCACGCAGAACCGCATGGCCCATGCGTCCGAGCTGGTGAATCAGCTGGCAGTCCTTGAACATCGTTGGGTGGAACATCCGGTCGAGATTATCTACACAGACTATTCCAAGGCGAAGGGTCAATCGCTGCTAAATTCTGTCAATATCTTAGCCGAACTGTTCCTGAGGTAA
- a CDS encoding DUF6541 family protein: MSWPQFVPILVGTLLLFLLPGGLTLRALGLRGIAMWALAGPATVSIIATAAIVWPYLSLRFSPASVAIFTGVLTLAILLVRYGIAVFRTRPYTSGPSGAPGGHRFAGRVLPLSYENIRASCYVLAVLVPAVIITARFVTIIGSPENISQTYDNIYHLNAIRHIQMTGNGSSMTLGNLTEASQGFYPAAWHDVLALVVQLLGTSVPAAVTAGNIVISAVLWPLGCIYLVTRITGTRILPVLLTGAIAAAFSAFPYLMIDFGVLYPNLLSVAILPVALGIMVSGLRLGAIGLATLPAALQFLAVLPGLALAHPSTVVAVIAFGAPMMVAWLVNVTVAWRRKKSSGVAVIAALVAVAAYIVVGMIGWQLAVQPQAASGWDPRQTVSQALGEILGSGPQGTHISFLLLLLTLAGVATLAQEPRRWWLLGVFAVGSALFIVASAMPEGDLRHFWTGVWYNDAYRLAAILPTVTLPVAVLGGTRVLRTLGLWIESLHLTTTQFYQRALPLVRGLSNKGMAAAVIVIALGATTLLAQIGSLDTEQRLASERYRISDTSVLLSSDELALLERVPELVPPGDVVYGDPWNGSTLVYAVSGRETVSPHVVGARSEAELVLMSHMDEAGVNPAVCPAVKELNAYYALDFDDREVQGGQHVNTAMDNAESAPGLELIASEGEAKLYKVTACG, encoded by the coding sequence ATGTCCTGGCCGCAATTCGTTCCCATTCTGGTCGGCACACTGCTGCTTTTCCTCCTTCCTGGCGGACTCACTCTTCGCGCTTTAGGATTACGCGGTATCGCCATGTGGGCGCTGGCAGGGCCGGCCACCGTCAGTATCATCGCCACGGCTGCCATCGTTTGGCCGTATCTGTCTCTCCGGTTCTCACCTGCGTCAGTCGCGATCTTCACTGGGGTACTTACCCTGGCCATACTCCTGGTCCGCTATGGCATTGCCGTCTTTCGTACCCGGCCCTACACGTCCGGCCCTTCAGGCGCCCCCGGTGGGCATAGATTCGCAGGACGTGTCCTGCCATTGAGCTACGAAAATATCCGGGCATCATGCTACGTGCTCGCGGTGTTGGTTCCGGCCGTCATTATAACCGCTCGGTTCGTCACGATTATCGGCAGCCCGGAGAATATCTCTCAGACTTACGACAACATCTACCACTTGAACGCTATCCGTCATATCCAAATGACCGGTAACGGCTCTTCCATGACGCTGGGCAATCTGACTGAAGCGTCACAGGGCTTCTACCCGGCAGCTTGGCATGACGTCCTTGCCCTCGTAGTGCAGTTGCTGGGAACGTCCGTACCCGCCGCCGTAACCGCCGGGAACATAGTCATCAGTGCCGTGCTATGGCCGTTAGGTTGCATTTATCTCGTAACCCGGATCACCGGTACCCGAATCCTGCCGGTATTGCTCACGGGGGCCATCGCCGCCGCGTTCAGTGCCTTTCCCTACCTGATGATCGACTTCGGCGTCCTTTATCCCAACCTGCTCTCGGTTGCCATTCTGCCTGTTGCGCTCGGAATCATGGTCTCTGGCCTGAGGCTGGGAGCGATCGGGCTCGCGACACTTCCCGCAGCCTTGCAGTTCCTTGCCGTGCTCCCCGGTCTTGCGCTGGCGCATCCCAGCACCGTCGTAGCCGTCATTGCCTTTGGCGCCCCGATGATGGTCGCGTGGCTTGTCAACGTCACCGTCGCATGGCGGCGGAAAAAGTCCTCAGGCGTAGCCGTGATTGCAGCTCTCGTTGCCGTCGCGGCATATATCGTCGTCGGGATGATTGGGTGGCAATTGGCAGTTCAACCCCAAGCCGCCTCAGGCTGGGACCCGCGTCAAACGGTCTCACAGGCACTAGGGGAGATTCTCGGCAGCGGCCCCCAGGGCACTCATATTTCGTTTCTCCTGCTACTTCTGACACTGGCCGGCGTCGCAACGCTTGCGCAGGAGCCGCGCCGGTGGTGGCTGCTCGGCGTTTTTGCCGTAGGTTCTGCCCTCTTCATTGTCGCCTCGGCAATGCCGGAGGGGGACCTCAGGCATTTTTGGACTGGGGTCTGGTACAACGACGCTTACCGGCTCGCGGCCATACTGCCTACGGTCACCCTTCCAGTAGCCGTGCTGGGCGGTACCAGGGTGCTGCGCACCCTGGGACTATGGATTGAAAGCCTGCATCTGACGACAACCCAATTCTACCAACGCGCGCTTCCCCTCGTCCGGGGACTGTCGAATAAGGGGATGGCCGCCGCCGTCATTGTCATCGCCCTCGGTGCCACGACGCTCTTGGCACAAATCGGTTCCTTGGACACTGAGCAGCGCCTGGCCTCGGAACGATACCGAATCTCGGATACATCCGTGCTCCTGAGCAGCGACGAATTGGCGTTGCTCGAACGAGTGCCGGAGTTGGTCCCGCCAGGAGATGTTGTTTACGGAGATCCTTGGAACGGCAGCACCTTGGTCTACGCGGTCTCGGGGCGTGAAACTGTATCCCCTCACGTAGTCGGGGCCCGTTCGGAGGCTGAGCTGGTGTTGATGTCGCATATGGATGAAGCTGGAGTGAATCCCGCTGTTTGTCCAGCGGTGAAGGAATTGAACGCCTACTACGCTCTCGATTTCGATGACCGTGAGGTCCAGGGCGGCCAGCACGTCAACACTGCAATGGACAATGCCGAAAGTGCACCTGGACTGGAACTCATCGCCAGCGAGGGTGAAGCGAAGCTCTACAAGGTGACGGCCTGCGGGTAG
- a CDS encoding ABC transporter ATP-binding protein, translated as MLAIEVTNVSKEFVLRHTRSVKEAFVWLVKGRKGDLSEKFHALNEVSVSINEGESVALLGLNGSGKSTLLKHMSGVMLPDSGTVRTRGRVAGLIEVGAGFHPDLSGRDNVYLNGAILGMTEKEIDEKFDSIVEFSEIAQFIDTEVKFYSSGMYLRLAFSVAVHTDPEVFLVDEILAVGDEPFQKKCIKKIKELSAAGKTLVVVSHDLDLVVKVCERGILMEKGRLVLDSSVTNVVKALRSGT; from the coding sequence ATGTTGGCCATAGAGGTAACGAACGTCAGCAAGGAATTTGTCCTGCGGCACACCCGCTCCGTCAAGGAAGCCTTTGTGTGGTTGGTCAAGGGACGCAAGGGTGATCTGTCCGAGAAGTTCCATGCCCTCAACGAAGTCTCGGTCTCCATAAACGAGGGCGAGTCAGTGGCCTTACTGGGGCTGAACGGTTCGGGAAAGTCCACGCTCCTCAAGCACATGTCCGGCGTCATGCTTCCGGATTCGGGTACGGTGCGTACCCGGGGCCGGGTTGCAGGACTCATCGAGGTTGGCGCGGGGTTTCACCCTGATCTCAGTGGCCGGGACAATGTGTACCTCAATGGTGCCATTCTCGGCATGACGGAGAAGGAGATCGACGAGAAGTTCGATTCCATTGTTGAATTCTCTGAAATCGCCCAGTTCATCGACACAGAGGTGAAATTCTACTCCTCCGGCATGTATCTGCGGTTGGCCTTCTCTGTCGCGGTGCACACCGATCCTGAAGTCTTCCTCGTGGATGAGATCCTCGCCGTGGGGGATGAGCCCTTCCAGAAGAAGTGCATCAAGAAGATCAAGGAGTTGAGTGCGGCCGGTAAAACGCTCGTTGTCGTCAGTCACGACCTGGATCTGGTGGTGAAAGTCTGTGAGCGTGGCATCCTCATGGAGAAGGGCCGCCTGGTCCTCGACTCTTCGGTCACGAATGTTGTGAAGGCGTTGCGGTCCGGCACGTAG
- a CDS encoding ABC transporter permease: MSTTGLVTPGKAGGLRDVLRSRFLLRLLVSKELKVRYRGSVLGLLWSYVKPAVQFIVFYIALGVFLGLERSDRNPGGLPNYSIYLFAGIVLINFFSEALGNAARSIVGNANLIKKIYLPRGLFPVASVWVSAVHFFPQLVVLLAACLFVGWHPSITQIAAAGGGFLIVALLATGLGLFFGAANVYFRDSENFVDMLLMIATWASPVLYAWTMVEEKMGHAFFTFYQSNPMTIAVELFHFAFWLPTTTPDVMDPAMAVPPNLLDFWLPIGLLTSLVIIFLGQFTFRRLEGRFAQEL, from the coding sequence TTGAGTACCACTGGTCTGGTTACGCCCGGCAAAGCTGGCGGACTCCGCGATGTTCTGCGTTCGCGGTTCCTCCTGCGCCTGCTGGTATCAAAGGAACTCAAGGTCCGCTACCGTGGATCGGTCCTTGGGCTCCTTTGGTCCTATGTGAAGCCAGCAGTGCAGTTCATTGTCTTCTACATTGCGCTGGGAGTGTTCCTGGGGCTCGAGCGTAGCGACCGGAACCCCGGCGGACTTCCCAACTACTCGATCTACTTGTTCGCCGGGATTGTGCTCATCAACTTCTTTTCGGAGGCACTGGGGAACGCAGCCCGCTCCATTGTGGGCAACGCCAACCTGATAAAGAAAATTTATCTGCCTCGCGGACTCTTTCCGGTCGCTTCGGTATGGGTATCGGCAGTACATTTCTTCCCGCAGCTGGTGGTTCTCCTAGCCGCATGCCTGTTTGTCGGTTGGCATCCGTCCATTACGCAGATCGCAGCCGCAGGCGGGGGATTCCTCATTGTGGCACTCCTGGCCACTGGCCTGGGGCTGTTCTTCGGTGCCGCCAACGTGTATTTCCGTGACTCTGAAAACTTCGTTGACATGTTGCTGATGATCGCCACTTGGGCTTCACCGGTCCTTTACGCGTGGACCATGGTGGAGGAGAAGATGGGACACGCCTTCTTCACTTTCTACCAGTCCAATCCCATGACCATCGCTGTGGAACTATTCCATTTTGCCTTCTGGCTGCCCACCACGACTCCGGACGTCATGGACCCTGCTATGGCCGTTCCGCCCAACCTGTTGGATTTCTGGCTGCCCATCGGACTCCTCACCTCACTCGTGATCATTTTTCTGGGGCAGTTCACTTTCCGTCGCCTTGAGGGCCGTTTCGCTCAGGAGTTGTAA
- a CDS encoding glycosyltransferase codes for MTSSTEAVDSSKSETTKFTTLQRVILPNQSQMDTALLYVDSGTARGAQFNTMDGSSTGRQPTSAYSPAATSEVHVEDFVSRTSTTVRAGERISFGTYFNAFPASYWRRWTAIEEVKLRVVTSGAGSISVYKSNARGSLQHVETQRVSGSAESAFDLSLKPFGDGGWYWFDIVAGAESVILESADWLSAEDERTAAGHTGSVTLEITTLNKTDFCLDNLNILASHPEALENVREVLVVDQGTQKVRDAEGFAEVEAALHSKLRIIDQANLGGSGGFSRGMFEAVENGSDYVLLLDDDVVVEPESISRLLTFADRCKTPTIVGGHMFDLYNRSVLHTFGETVNPYRIQPDQPIAAQELGHDFARSNLRTTPWLHRRVDVDYNGWWMCLIPTKVIREIGLSLPIFIKWDDSEYGLRAKSAGFPTVSMPGAAVWHVSWADKDDLVGWQSYFHTRNRLITALLHSPYERGGRVVRETGYLDIKHLISMQYFTSMGRIMALRDVLKGPEGLHDLLPTKLPEIRAMIAEYSDSQIKPDPEAFPTPKMDKPPRHGQGFRAPSYTTLVPWAAKTVIRQLTKPVSETSRTRPQTYVAHQDNKWWRMSQYDSAVVTNAEGTGASWYKRDPKKLRELLSESLRLNSEILRTWPQLSARYKAAVPEMTSIDVWKKTFEKHSEESN; via the coding sequence ATGACAAGTTCAACCGAAGCGGTGGACAGCTCAAAATCGGAAACAACAAAGTTCACCACTCTTCAGCGCGTCATACTTCCGAACCAGAGCCAGATGGATACAGCTCTGCTTTACGTCGATAGTGGGACGGCGCGTGGCGCTCAGTTCAACACTATGGATGGCTCTTCAACCGGCCGGCAGCCGACGTCCGCGTATTCACCGGCGGCGACGAGCGAGGTTCACGTTGAAGATTTTGTATCGCGGACCTCCACGACTGTTCGCGCAGGTGAGAGAATTTCCTTCGGCACCTATTTCAACGCCTTTCCTGCCAGTTACTGGCGTCGGTGGACCGCCATCGAAGAGGTTAAGCTTCGGGTCGTGACTTCCGGAGCCGGTAGCATCAGCGTGTACAAGTCGAACGCAAGGGGTTCGCTGCAGCACGTCGAAACTCAACGTGTCAGTGGAAGCGCCGAGAGTGCCTTCGATTTGTCCCTCAAGCCTTTCGGCGACGGCGGGTGGTACTGGTTTGACATCGTTGCAGGTGCCGAATCGGTCATTCTGGAATCAGCCGACTGGCTGAGCGCTGAAGACGAGCGCACGGCGGCCGGGCACACAGGGTCTGTGACACTTGAAATAACGACGCTCAACAAAACCGATTTCTGCCTCGACAATCTCAACATTCTTGCTAGCCACCCGGAAGCGCTCGAGAATGTGCGAGAAGTGCTCGTCGTTGATCAGGGTACTCAGAAGGTCCGTGACGCAGAGGGGTTCGCGGAAGTCGAAGCAGCACTTCACAGCAAACTCCGTATCATTGACCAGGCAAACCTTGGTGGGTCGGGAGGGTTCTCCCGCGGTATGTTCGAGGCGGTCGAGAATGGCAGCGACTATGTGCTGCTTCTAGACGACGACGTCGTGGTTGAGCCGGAAAGTATCAGCCGCTTGCTCACCTTCGCGGACCGCTGCAAAACGCCGACGATTGTCGGCGGTCACATGTTTGACCTCTATAACAGGTCCGTTCTGCACACGTTCGGTGAAACTGTTAATCCCTACAGGATTCAACCTGATCAGCCCATCGCGGCCCAAGAGCTCGGTCACGATTTTGCCAGGTCCAACCTGCGGACAACGCCGTGGCTCCACCGGCGTGTGGACGTCGACTATAACGGGTGGTGGATGTGCCTGATCCCGACGAAGGTGATTCGTGAGATTGGACTGTCGCTGCCCATCTTCATCAAGTGGGACGACTCGGAATATGGATTGCGCGCGAAGAGTGCGGGATTTCCCACGGTGTCGATGCCCGGTGCGGCCGTTTGGCATGTATCCTGGGCGGACAAAGATGACCTCGTTGGTTGGCAATCATATTTCCATACACGGAACAGGCTGATAACCGCGCTCCTTCACAGTCCTTACGAACGCGGCGGTCGTGTAGTTCGGGAAACCGGCTACTTGGACATCAAGCACTTGATCTCGATGCAGTACTTTACCTCGATGGGTCGCATTATGGCTTTGCGTGATGTGCTTAAGGGGCCGGAGGGTCTGCACGACCTGCTTCCAACAAAGTTGCCGGAAATCCGGGCAATGATTGCCGAGTACTCTGATTCTCAGATCAAGCCGGATCCAGAAGCGTTTCCCACGCCAAAAATGGACAAGCCGCCTCGGCACGGACAAGGATTTAGGGCGCCATCCTATACGACTCTCGTTCCTTGGGCCGCAAAAACGGTGATCCGCCAATTGACCAAACCTGTGTCGGAAACCAGCAGAACCCGTCCTCAGACCTACGTGGCGCACCAGGACAATAAGTGGTGGCGTATGTCGCAATACGACAGCGCCGTTGTGACGAACGCCGAAGGTACGGGTGCGTCCTGGTACAAACGTGATCCGAAGAAACTCAGAGAACTTCTGTCGGAGAGTCTGCGTCTCAACAGTGAGATTCTGCGCACTTGGCCGCAACTGAGCGCACGGTATAAGGCAGCGGTTCCGGAGATGACGTCCATCGACGTCTGGAAGAAAACTTTCGAGAAGCATTCCGAGGAAAGTAACTGA
- the glf gene encoding UDP-galactopyranose mutase gives MNVDLVVVGSGFFGLTVAERAATELGLKVAVIDRRYHIGGNAYSEKDPQTGIEVHKYGAHLFHTSNERVWDYVNKFTTFTSYVHKVYGVHRGEVFPLPINLGTINQFFRANHTPDEARALIQEQAGEFAGLDPENLNDKGIQLIGRPLYEAFIKHYTGKQWQTDPKDLPAGIISRLPVRYTYDNRYFNDTFEGLPTNGYTAWIERMADHPNISVHLNTDFFDDSQEYGKSNVVGNVPVVYTGAVDRYFDFAEGNLSWRTIDFEQEVLDVGDFQGTSVVNYNDGDVPYTRIIEPRHFHPERDYPSDKTLIMREFSRSATEGDEPYYPINTEADRAKLLAYRDLAKSEKSVLFGGRLGTYKYLDMHMAIGSALAMFDNKIKPHFSGGATLESGGVDA, from the coding sequence GTGAACGTTGATCTTGTAGTAGTCGGCTCCGGGTTTTTCGGACTGACAGTGGCCGAGAGGGCTGCAACTGAGTTGGGTCTCAAGGTCGCGGTGATCGACCGTCGCTACCACATCGGCGGTAACGCCTACAGTGAAAAAGACCCGCAGACTGGAATTGAAGTGCATAAGTACGGTGCGCACTTGTTCCATACCTCTAACGAGCGCGTTTGGGACTACGTCAACAAGTTCACGACGTTCACGAGTTACGTGCACAAGGTTTACGGCGTGCATCGGGGCGAAGTCTTTCCGCTTCCAATCAACCTCGGCACCATCAACCAGTTCTTCCGGGCAAACCATACTCCGGATGAGGCACGTGCGCTCATCCAGGAGCAGGCGGGGGAGTTCGCCGGATTGGACCCGGAGAACCTCAATGACAAGGGCATTCAGCTCATTGGTCGGCCGCTCTACGAAGCGTTCATCAAGCACTACACCGGAAAACAGTGGCAGACGGATCCCAAGGATCTTCCGGCCGGCATCATCTCCCGGCTTCCGGTTCGCTACACCTATGACAACCGATATTTCAACGACACCTTCGAGGGACTTCCCACCAACGGCTACACGGCGTGGATAGAACGTATGGCGGATCATCCCAACATTTCCGTGCACTTGAACACTGACTTCTTTGATGACTCTCAAGAGTACGGAAAGTCCAACGTCGTGGGGAATGTCCCAGTCGTCTATACAGGTGCAGTGGACCGATACTTTGACTTCGCGGAGGGCAACCTTTCTTGGCGAACCATCGATTTTGAACAGGAAGTGCTGGATGTAGGCGATTTTCAGGGCACGTCTGTGGTCAATTACAACGACGGCGACGTTCCCTACACTCGGATCATCGAACCTCGCCACTTCCATCCAGAGCGAGATTACCCATCGGACAAGACGTTGATCATGCGCGAATTCTCGCGTTCTGCGACGGAGGGCGACGAGCCGTATTACCCCATCAATACGGAAGCGGATCGGGCGAAACTTCTGGCGTACCGGGACCTCGCAAAGAGTGAGAAGTCCGTTTTGTTCGGTGGGCGACTTGGTACCTACAAATATCTGGACATGCACATGGCCATAGGATCCGCGTTGGCCATGTTTGACAACAAGATCAAGCCTCATTTCAGTGGTGGCGCAACACTCGAGAGTGGAGGAGTCGACGCATGA
- a CDS encoding acyltransferase family protein, with protein MTTNPALAPERPVTPAAAHPAGPRYRPEVQGLRALAVLMVVTYHIWFGRVSGGVDVFLLISSFLLTFSFTRKIENGIPLRLGKYWLHLFKRLLPAVVVTLLGVLAATYLFIPQSRWPEILGQSWASLLYFQNWVLAFNSVDYYAADHSQASPLQHFWSLSVQGQVFILWPLLFAFAAFLTKLLKARFRFVVLAVFGAVFLGSLTFSIVETYTNQTFAYFDTRARLWEFALGTLLALALPFLRIPAALRVVMGWVGLAAMLSGGFVLDVQGEFPGYVALWPTLAAGFIIVAGQTGSRFGADRLLSWRPLVRMGDISYALYLWHWPILITYLIFRDRTAVGIVGGTGIIGLALVLAYLTTRFIERPIRESQWAEKKRRRAAVIIAVCVALVVVPVVGWQLQLRAHAAELAKMASVNNPGARVLMDGFEGKSPAGVEILPAAADIQKEYAGLDGKCENAPFVPQADVLEGRCADTQVSGEPARTLVVVGDSHTEQWLGAIEPMARAQNWKVVSLLLGGCTYSVGFEGGYKECNEFNAAATDYIKELHPDAVFTVATSAHREDPQDTIVSGLANAANLLRSEGIQLIGIRDNPRFTFNMMECVELHGEDSDKCNPPRSTVLSSAPPFEELRAVAPDIKLMDVTDLICREDVCPAVVGNIYVYIDDNHLTETYVESMRPEFDQRFRAAVRW; from the coding sequence TTGACTACCAACCCGGCCTTGGCACCTGAGCGTCCGGTGACACCTGCTGCCGCGCATCCGGCCGGGCCAAGATATCGTCCCGAAGTTCAGGGATTGCGCGCCTTGGCCGTCCTCATGGTCGTTACTTACCATATATGGTTTGGACGGGTCTCGGGTGGGGTGGATGTCTTCCTGCTGATTTCGTCGTTTCTGCTGACGTTCTCGTTCACCAGAAAGATTGAAAATGGCATACCGCTGAGGCTCGGTAAGTATTGGCTTCATCTTTTCAAACGGCTACTCCCAGCTGTCGTTGTAACGCTGCTTGGTGTTCTTGCCGCGACCTATCTGTTCATTCCCCAGTCGCGTTGGCCGGAAATTCTCGGACAGTCCTGGGCCTCGTTGCTGTACTTCCAAAACTGGGTGCTGGCATTCAACTCGGTGGACTATTACGCCGCAGATCACAGTCAAGCGAGTCCTCTCCAGCACTTCTGGTCGTTATCCGTTCAGGGACAGGTTTTCATCCTCTGGCCACTTTTGTTCGCCTTCGCCGCGTTCCTCACCAAACTGCTGAAGGCACGATTTCGGTTTGTGGTTCTGGCAGTTTTCGGCGCAGTGTTCCTCGGATCGCTGACATTCTCCATCGTTGAGACGTATACCAACCAGACATTCGCCTACTTCGATACACGTGCTCGGTTATGGGAGTTCGCCCTGGGTACGCTGCTCGCGCTAGCTCTACCATTTCTGCGGATTCCGGCAGCACTGCGAGTCGTGATGGGATGGGTAGGCCTCGCTGCCATGCTCAGCGGCGGTTTTGTTCTGGATGTGCAGGGGGAGTTCCCCGGATATGTGGCGTTGTGGCCAACCCTGGCGGCGGGGTTCATTATTGTTGCAGGCCAAACCGGAAGCCGTTTCGGCGCGGACAGGTTGCTCTCCTGGCGACCGCTGGTCCGTATGGGAGATATTTCCTACGCCCTTTACCTCTGGCACTGGCCCATTCTCATCACGTACCTCATCTTCCGGGATCGCACCGCCGTGGGGATAGTGGGTGGGACAGGGATTATCGGGCTGGCTCTGGTGCTTGCCTACCTCACAACCCGTTTCATTGAAAGGCCGATTCGAGAGTCTCAATGGGCGGAGAAGAAGCGGCGCAGGGCTGCTGTCATTATTGCTGTCTGCGTTGCCCTCGTGGTCGTGCCCGTCGTTGGCTGGCAACTCCAGTTGCGAGCCCATGCAGCTGAGCTCGCGAAGATGGCTTCAGTCAATAACCCGGGCGCCCGGGTGTTGATGGATGGTTTCGAGGGCAAATCGCCTGCCGGAGTCGAGATCCTGCCCGCCGCCGCGGACATTCAAAAAGAGTATGCGGGCCTGGACGGTAAGTGCGAGAACGCCCCGTTTGTGCCGCAGGCCGACGTGCTTGAGGGTCGGTGTGCTGATACGCAAGTCTCCGGTGAGCCAGCCAGAACTCTCGTCGTGGTGGGCGATTCGCACACGGAGCAGTGGCTTGGCGCCATCGAACCAATGGCTAGAGCGCAGAACTGGAAAGTAGTGTCGCTGCTACTGGGGGGGTGCACCTACAGTGTGGGATTCGAAGGAGGTTATAAGGAATGCAACGAGTTTAACGCTGCGGCAACAGATTACATCAAGGAGTTGCACCCGGATGCGGTTTTTACTGTTGCCACTAGTGCCCATCGGGAGGATCCGCAGGACACCATTGTGAGCGGCTTGGCGAACGCGGCCAATCTGTTGCGCAGCGAGGGGATCCAACTGATCGGAATCCGCGATAATCCTCGATTCACGTTCAACATGATGGAGTGTGTCGAACTGCATGGTGAGGACTCTGACAAGTGCAATCCGCCACGGAGCACGGTTCTCAGTTCCGCTCCACCCTTCGAGGAACTGCGGGCCGTAGCGCCAGACATCAAGCTAATGGATGTTACTGACCTGATCTGCCGAGAAGATGTCTGTCCAGCTGTCGTAGGCAACATTTACGTCTACATCGACGACAACCATCTGACTGAGACGTACGTTGAATCCATGCGTCCTGAGTTCGACCAGCGGTTCCGCGCAGCTGTTCGATGGTAG